One stretch of Ficedula albicollis isolate OC2 chromosome 7, FicAlb1.5, whole genome shotgun sequence DNA includes these proteins:
- the LOC101820543 gene encoding shugoshin-like 2 has protein sequence MAAREAAEMSFFSVSDVRERMREKKKGALRTAKLNASLASKIKTKIINNSSTMKVSLKQNNKALALALNAEKANAQRLTQEKAILQKEVKHCHFQNAVLRHRLSFMNNMLKKMDDLMAEVKMAELSEFHTNSPSLSSGQKSSMTEDSWTDDIADGQLLRVIQMPMRVPISQIHDAEQQASSSTTVRTSSGELQRPASNAGELQRPASNEPLNILPLASKDTLPPQHDEKLQFHQEENGKKVTEATATEEAFHDSRIFGEVLCTTEQNPNNLPPLAWESHTLSYEADEMVKHVFDRFSQGHITLRRKRSTLFATSTPSSALDILHVSSTQAAQGSTAQDNSSSSKNNTQQQLRSPSPLASPVQTAAISHRNSVGTETFCEQPQTKERGCGVETDPSFSHVPEFVPEKVKSKGNCKTGEKKTVKKPRTGKRKTTAIKNNAESSTDSSQAEECAQNTKILQPEVATCSSETEVCEMGQKACEPPAHHSHSPDGIQDFGSTCDVNPEQLQSPESVDLMQQVKKGPIFEMQSMESLLKPPVHTFSSQEVPSGDSSLQDSTKFSSVSRKSIRQKIKRKTTVIRQRDDSDEEYLPNNVIIPEAKGEEQPKKTQRSRKNTVRESSCDQRNEVNVFRPWIGVQGAANESTKNLSGNLKQRRETYIVCTSDLAGNLGSFQTEFEVDENVPPKSVPGSKASKIPRPVKTNQKSNKKQTGGLQKEGQGEVDNNMNALKKEVSCKPRPQMKRSSSQPPETDSLARKSDDAKVLIGSSTEPASKQTVLMGKFSCITHLLSEPDAFLDEQLPDISLADSVTDLSHSLESSHVSSSAVLPVSSRLTEVPVSKSLSTEDNQMPAKSHAWLKNSLIFKEKTEEDIPGERNQVQSSSWSSSSQKPDIRPLQDLNNTRVLSLSGSEEASGRSSRRKLKPTCYKEPSINRKLRQGDPFTDTKFLHSPLYKRKKKPGNAKGMTKKMKEDKEWLPEGCLGDKATERSQN, from the exons ACAACTCCTCCACCATGAAAGTCTCCCTAAAGCAGAACAATAAAGCATTGGCTCTAGCCCTCAATGCAGAGAAAGCCAATGCACAGCGGCTCACCCAGGAGAAGGCCATCCTGCAGAAGGAGGTGAAGCACTGCCACTTCCAGAACGCTGTGCTGCGGCACAGGCTCTCCTTCATG AATAATATGTTGAAAAAAATGGACGATCTTATGGCTGAAGTTAAGATGGCTGAGCTGTCTGAG tTCCATACAAATTCTCCATCTTTGTCCAGTGGCCAGAAGAGCAGCATGACTGAAGATAGCTGGACTGATGATATTGCAGATGGTCAGCTTCTGAG GGTTATACAGATGCCAATGAGAGTGCCCATTTCCCAGATACATGATGCAGAGCAGCAAGCTAGCAGCTCCACAACAGTACGAACATCCTCAGGGGAACTTCAGAGACCTGCTTCTAATGCAGGGGAACTTCAGAGACCTGCTTCTAATGAGCCCCTGAACATTTTGCCTCTTGCCTCCAAAGATACCTTGCCACCACAGCATGATGAGAAGCTTCAGTTCCACCAAGAGGAGAATGGCAAGAAGGTGACTGAAGCAACGGCAACAGAGGAGGCTTTTCATGACTCACGCATCTTTGGAG AGGTCTTGTGCACCACTGAACAAAATCCCAACAATCTGCCACCACTTGCCTGGGAAAGTCATACTCTTTCATATGAAGCTGATGAGATGGTAAAACATGTCTTTGATCGTTTTTCACAAGGGCACATTACTCTGAGGAGAAAACGTTCCACCTTGTTTGCTACAAGCACTCCATCTTCTGCTCTGGATATCTTACATGTCAGTTCCACTCAGGCAGCTCAGGGTAGTACTGCACAGgacaacagcagctccagcaagaacaacacacagcagcagctgagatcTCCCAGCCCCCTGGCTTCACCTGTTCAAACTGCTGCTATTTCTCATAGAAACTCTGTGGGTACAGAGACTTTTTGTGAGCAGCCACAGACAAAAGAAAGGGGGTGTGGTGTTGAAACAGATCCCAGCTTTAGCCATGTCCCTGAGTTTGTTCCTGAAAAGGTTAAAAGCAAAGGTAACTGtaaaactggagagaaaaagacTGTTAAGAAAccaagaacaggaaaaaggaaaacaactgcaattaaaaacaatgcagaaagTAGTACTGATAGTTCTCAAGCTGAAGAGTGTGCTCAAAATACAAAGATTCTTCAGCCAGAAGTTGCAACATGTTCTAGTGAGACTGAAGTCTGTGAGATGGGGCAGAAGGCAtgtgagcca CCTGCGCACCATTCCCACTCTCCTGATGGAATCCAAGACTTTGGAAGTACCTGTGATGTGAATCCAGAACAGCTGCAGAGTCCTGAAAGTGTTGACTTAATGCAGCAGGTTAAGAAGGGACCTATCTTTGAGATGCAAAGTATGGAGAGCTTGCTAAAACCCCCAGTTCATACCTTCTCAAGTCAGGAAGTTCCCTCAGGTGATTCCAGTCTACAAGATTCTACAAAATTCTCAAGTGTGAGCAGGAAGAGCATCAGACagaaaatcaagagaaaaactACAGTAATTAGGCAAAGAGATGATTCTGATGAGGAATATCTGCCAAACAATGTGATAATACCAGAGGCCAAAGGTGAGGAACagcctaaaaaaacccaaagaagcAGGAAGAATACTGTCAGGGAAAGCAGTTGTGATCAGAGAAATGAAGTTAATGTGTTTAGGCCCTGGATAGGCGTTCAAGGAGCAGCTAATGAGAGCACAAAGAATTTGTCAGGTAATCTTAAACAGCGCAGGGAAACATATATTGTCTGTACTTCTGATCTTGCAGGAAACTTGGGTAGTTTCCAGACAGAATTTGAAGTGGATGAAAATGTTCCTCCCAAGTCTGTTCCTGGGAGCAAAGCAAGCAAAATCCCCAGGCCTGTTAAGACAAATcaaaagagcaataaaaaacAGACAGGGGGCCTTCAAAAAGAAGGGCAAGGTGAGGTTGACAACAACAtgaatgctttgaaaaaagaaGTCTCTTGCAAACCCAGGCCTCAGATGAAGAGGAGCAGCTCTCAACCTCCAGAGACTGATTCTCTGGCCAGAAAAAGTGATGATGCCAAAGTTCTCATTGGAAGTTCCACAGAACCTGCATCCAAGCAAACTGTCCTGATGGGGAAGTTTTCCTGCATTACACATCTGCTGTCTGAGCCAGATGCTTTTCTGGACGAGCAGCTACCAGACATATCACTTGCAGATAGTGTTACAGACCTTTCACACAGTCTTGAATCCTCTCATGTGAGCAGTTCTGCAGTTCTGCCTGTCAGCTCCAGACTTACAGAAGTACCAGTTTCCAAGAGCTTAAGTACTGAGGACAACCAAATGCCAGCAAAATCCCATGCTTGGTTGAAAAACTCCctgatatttaaagaaaagactGAAGAGGACATACCTGGGGAAAGGAATCAAGTCCAGTCAAGTTCTTGGAGCTCATCTTCACAGAAACCTG ATATCAGGCCACTACAGGACTTGAACAATACCAGGGTTCTGTCTCTCTCTGGCTCAGAGGAAGCATCAGGGCGCTCATCCAGGCGGAAACTGAAGCCAACGTGCTACAAAGAGCCATCAATCAACAG GAAACTGAGACAGGGTGACCCATTTACAGACACCAAGTTCCTCCACTCTCCTctctacaaaagaaaaaagaagcctgGCAATGCCAAGGGAATGACCAAGAAGATGAAAGAGGACAAAGAATGGCTTCCTGAAGGATGTCTTGGTGACAAAGCAACAGAAAGGAGTCAGAATTAG
- the IDH1 gene encoding isocitrate dehydrogenase [NADP] cytoplasmic isoform X2, translated as MSKKIRGGSVVEMQGDEMTRVIWELIKEKLIFPYVDLDLHSYDLGIEHRDATNDKVTVEAAEAIKKYNVGIKCATITPDEKRVEEFKLKQMWKSPNGTIRNILGGTVFREAIICKNIPRLVSGWVKPIVIGRHAYGDQYRATDFVVPGPGKVEMTYTPADGGKPVTYLVHNFESCGGVAMGMYNLDQSIKDFAHSSFQMALAKGWPLYMSTKNTILKRYDGRFKDIFQEIYDREYKSQFEAKKIWYEHRLIDDMVAQALKSEGGFVWACKNYDGDVQSDSVAQGYGSLGMMTSVLICPDGKTVEAEAAHGTVTRHYRMHQKGQETSTNPIASIFAWTRGLAHRAKLDNNTSLGNFAVALEEVCIETIESGFMTKDLAACIKGLPNVTRSDYLNTFEFMDKIAANLKQKLASMPKA; from the exons ATGTCTAAAAAAATCCGTGGAGGCTCTGTTGTGGAGATGCAAGGAGATGAAATGACACGGGTCATCTGGGAACTGAttaaagaaaagctgatttttcctTATGTAGATCTGGATTTACACAG CTATGACTTGGGCATTGAGCATCGTGATGCTACAAATGATAAAGTAACTGTGGAAGCTGCTGAAGCCATAAAGAAATACAATGTTGGCATAAAGTGTGCAACCATCACTCCTGATGAGAAGAGAGTGGAGGAGTTCAAGCTGAAGCAGATGTGGAAGTCTCCCAATGGCACAATTAGAAACATCCTAGGTGGCACTGTCTTCAGAGAGGCTATTATCTGCAAGAACATTCCCCGGCTGGTGTCCGGATGGGTGAAACCCATCGTCATCGGCCGTCACGCTTACGGGGATCAA TACAGAGCAACTGATTTTGTGGTACCTGGGCCTGGAAAAGTAGAGATGACCTACACTCCTGCAGATGGAGGCAAACCAGTCACATATCTAGTCCATAACTTTGAAA GCTGTGGTGGTGTAGCCATGGGAATGTACAATCTTGACCAATCTATCAAG GATTTTGCCCACAGTTCCTTCCAAATGGCACTGGCTAAAGGCTGGCCACTCTACATGAGCACCAAGAACACCATTCTGAAGAGATACGACGGCCGCTTCAAAGACATCTTCCAAGAGATCTATGACAG agAATATAAATCTCAATTTGAAGCCAAAAAGATCTGGTATGAGCACAGGCTCATTGATGACATGGTTGCTCAGGCACTGAAATCTGAAGGAGGTTTTGTATGGGCCTGCAAGAACTATGATGGGGATGTGCAGTCTGACTCTGTTGCACAAG GCTATGGCTCTCTGGGGATGATGACCAGCGTGCTGATCTGCCCTGATGGCAAGACAGttgaagcagaagctgctcacGGAACAGTTACTCGTCACTACCGCATGCACCAGAAAGGTCAAGAAACCTCCACTAACCCCATTG CCTCCATCTTTGCTTGGACAAGAGGCCTCGCTCACAGAGCTAAGCTGGACAACAACACTAGCCTCGGGAACTTTGCAGTTGCCCTGGAAGAAGTTTGCATTGAGACCATTGAATCTGGCTTCATGACAAAGGACCTTGCTGCCTGCATCAAAGGCCTGCCTAA TGTCACACGCTCTGATTACCTGAACACCTTTGAGTTCATGGACAAGATTGCTGCAAACTTGAAGCAGAAGCTGGCCTCTATGCCTAAAGCTTAA
- the IDH1 gene encoding isocitrate dehydrogenase [NADP] cytoplasmic isoform X1 yields the protein MSKKIRGGSVVEMQGDEMTRVIWELIKEKLIFPYVDLDLHSYDLGIEHRDATNDKVTVEAAEAIKKYNVGIKCATITPDEKRVEEFKLKQMWKSPNGTIRNILGGTVFREAIICKNIPRLVSGWVKPIVIGRHAYGDQYRATDFVVPGPGKVEMTYTPADGGKPVTYLVHNFESCGGVAMGMYNLDQSIKDFAHSSFQMALAKGWPLYMSTKNTILKRYDGRFKDIFQEIYDREYKSQFEAKKIWYEHRLIDDMVAQALKSEGGFVWACKNYDGDVQSDSVAQGYGSLGMMTSVLICPDGKTVEAEAAHGTVTRHYRMHQKGQETSTNPIASIFAWTRGLAHRAKLDNNTSLGNFAVALEEVCIETIESGFMTKDLAACIKGLPNVTRSDYLNTFEFMDKIAANLKQKLASMPKA from the exons ATGTCTAAAAAAATCCGTGGAGGCTCTGTTGTGGAGATGCAAGGAGATGAAATGACACGGGTCATCTGGGAACTGAttaaagaaaagctgatttttcctTATGTAGATCTGGATTTACACAG CTATGACTTGGGCATTGAGCATCGTGATGCTACAAATGATAAAGTAACTGTGGAAGCTGCTGAAGCCATAAAGAAATACAATGTTGGCATAAAGTGTGCAACCATCACTCCTGATGAGAAGAGAGTGGAGGAGTTCAAGCTGAAGCAGATGTGGAAGTCTCCCAATGGCACAATTAGAAACATCCTAGGTGGCACTGTCTTCAGAGAGGCTATTATCTGCAAGAACATTCCCCGGCTGGTGTCCGGATGGGTGAAACCCATCGTCATCGGCCGTCACGCTTACGGGGATCAA TACAGAGCAACTGATTTTGTGGTACCTGGGCCTGGAAAAGTAGAGATGACCTACACTCCTGCAGATGGAGGCAAACCAGTCACATATCTAGTCCATAACTTTGAAA GCTGTGGTGGTGTAGCCATGGGAATGTACAATCTTGACCAATCTATCAAGGATTTTGCCCACAGTTCCTTCCAAATGGCACTGGCTAAAGGCTGGCCACTCTACATGAGCACCAAGAACACCATTCTGAAGAGATACGACGGCCGCTTCAAAGACATCTTCCAAGAGATCTATGACAG agAATATAAATCTCAATTTGAAGCCAAAAAGATCTGGTATGAGCACAGGCTCATTGATGACATGGTTGCTCAGGCACTGAAATCTGAAGGAGGTTTTGTATGGGCCTGCAAGAACTATGATGGGGATGTGCAGTCTGACTCTGTTGCACAAG GCTATGGCTCTCTGGGGATGATGACCAGCGTGCTGATCTGCCCTGATGGCAAGACAGttgaagcagaagctgctcacGGAACAGTTACTCGTCACTACCGCATGCACCAGAAAGGTCAAGAAACCTCCACTAACCCCATTG CCTCCATCTTTGCTTGGACAAGAGGCCTCGCTCACAGAGCTAAGCTGGACAACAACACTAGCCTCGGGAACTTTGCAGTTGCCCTGGAAGAAGTTTGCATTGAGACCATTGAATCTGGCTTCATGACAAAGGACCTTGCTGCCTGCATCAAAGGCCTGCCTAA TGTCACACGCTCTGATTACCTGAACACCTTTGAGTTCATGGACAAGATTGCTGCAAACTTGAAGCAGAAGCTGGCCTCTATGCCTAAAGCTTAA